In Colletotrichum higginsianum IMI 349063 chromosome 1, whole genome shotgun sequence, one genomic interval encodes:
- a CDS encoding 3-hydroxyacyl-CoA dehydrogenase — protein sequence MRDIRNVAIIGCGSIGASWAALFLAQGLEVTAFDINPAAEVFLRNLVTDALPVLSSLGLVKNANAHASGIRFTTNMTEALADADFVQENGPEKLDFKRKLFNDMAAIVHPDTIIATSSSGLTCSSIQEGMHATSHPERCVVGHPFNPPHLIPLVEVVAGNATSPDTVSSTMQFYENMGKKAVHVKKEVVGHVANRLQAALMREVMYLLQEDVANVEDIDKAMSYGPGLRWGVMGPSLLFHLGGGEGGVEYMADHLLAPLMSWYAPKDPEVTDELKQKWVSGTMQAVDDREYRQLARQRDEELVRLLNVRKEWDSFAADSKQ from the coding sequence ATGCGCGATATTCGCAACGTCGCCATCATTGGCTGTGGCTCCATCGGTGCCTCTTGGGCTGCTCTGTTCCTTGCCCAAGGCCTCGAAGTCACCGCGTTTGACATCAACCCGGCTGCCGAGGTCTTTCTCCGCAACCTCGTAACCGACGCATTGCCCGTACTTTCATCGCTTGGCTTGGTCAAAAACGCCAATGCACATGCATCAGGGATACGTTTCACCACCAACATGACCGAGGCTCTTGCCGATGCAGATTTCGTGCAAGAGAATGGTCCGGAAAAGCTTGACTTCAAGCGCAAACTCTTCAACGACATGGCCGCCATTGTACACCCCGATACAATCATCGCGACGAGCAGCAGTGGCTTGACTTGTTCAAGTATCCAAGAGGGCATGCATGCGACGAGCCATCCGGAACGgtgcgtcgtcggccaccCTTTCAACCCCCCACATCTCATCCCGCTTGTTGAGGTGGTAGCGGGGAACGCAACATCACCGGACACCGTCAGCTCCACGATGCAGTTCTACGAAAACATGGGAAAGAAGGCAGTCCATGTGAAGAAAGAGGTTGTCGGCCATGTCGCAAACCGTCTTCAGGCTGCTCTGATGCGAGAGGTTATGTATCTACTGCAGGAGGATGTGGCCAATGTCGAGGACATTGACAAGGCGATGAGTTATGGACCAGGCCTGAGATGGGGTGTCATGGGCCCGAGTCTATTGTTCCATTTGGGAggtggagaaggaggcgtcGAATACATGGCAGATCATCTTTTGGCGCCGCTGATGTCTTGGTATGCGCCAAAAGACCCCGAGGTCACGGACGAGCTAAAGCAGAAATGGGTTTCGGGAACGATGCAAGCCGTGGATGACAGGGAGTACAGGCAGTTGGCTAGACAacgcgacgaggagctcgtgAGGCTGTTAAATGTCCGCAAAGAGTGGGACAGTTTTGCAGCAGATTCCAAGCAATGA
- a CDS encoding Lactose permease produces MALGTDEPLAFVSAIPDSTVDTKYWWRSKNLRALNLLLVFPMLSIFTQGFDGSMMNGLQSVENWRNYFGEPKGATLGLFNAAYPIGGLCAIPFISIISDTFGRRAGLACGASLCILGATLQAAAQSLPMFVVARGILGCGTVFLGSSGAPLITEIAHPAHRATATALFNTSYSLGAIVAAWTTFGTFRIESTASWRIPSGLQGLPSIIQLLGLYFVPESPRWLASKDRNEEALAFLAKYHAEGNEHDALVQFEYDEIRSALAYERTVDRGSWLQNYLELVRTPGNRKRMFILLWTSCIAQMSGNAFISYYLSPVLTSVGLTSSLEQTLINATQQVLSWISAMYFATLPEKLGRKMLFLGSLTAIFVCLVSITAGSAVFAKNGSNKAAGGAVVAFLYLFSPSYNLGLNGNLVLYITEILPYSLRMRGQACFQFFSTCFTLISTYAVPVGLESMAWKFYIIFIPWVVVEFAVLYFVYPETKGPSLEEIAIIFDGVSTSRTGSSGKDGILHVELEKSDPADQV; encoded by the exons ATGGCGCTCGGTACTGACGAGCCACTGGCATTCGTTTCGGCCATACCCGACAGCACGGTTGATACGAAATACTGGTGGAGGTCTAAGAATCTTAGGGCCCTGAATCTCCTACTTGTTTTTCCTATGCTTTCCATCTTCACCCAGGG TTTTGACGGGTCAATGATGAACGGTCTCCAATCTGTTGAGAACTGGCGAAACTATTTTGGAGAACCCAAAGGCGCTACACTTGGGCTTTTCAACGCCGCCTACCCGATTGGCGGGCTCTGCGCCATCCccttcatctccatcatcaGCGATACCTTTGGCCGCAGGGCTGGTCTTGCATGCGGTGCCTCTCTCTGCATCTTGGGCGCCACGCTTCAAGCCGCTGCCCAGAGCCTTCCCATGTTTGTCGTGGCTCGTGGCATTCTTGGATGTGGTACTGTGTTTTTGGGTTCCTCCGGAGCCCCTTTGATCACAGAGATAGCCCATCCTGCTCACAGAGCCACTGCAACCGCTTTGTTCAACACATCCTACTCTCTTGGGGCCATCGTCGCTGCATGGACTACGTTCGGTACATTTCGCATTGAATCTACCGCGTCATGGCGTATCCCTTCTGGGCTTCAGGGCCTACCGTCAATCATCCAACTTCTCGGTCTTTACTTTGTTCCGGAAAGTCCTCGTTGGCTCGCTTCCAAGGATCGCAACGAGGAGGCTCTGGCGTTCTTGGCCAAGTACCATGCGGAAGGCAACGAGCATGACGCCCTTGTCCAATTCGAATACGATGAGATTCGAAGTGCTCTGGCTTACGAACGCACAGTCGATCGCGGCAGCTGGCTCCAGAACTATTTGGAGCTGGTCCGTACACCTGGAAACCGCAAGCGCATGTTCATCCTTCTTTGGACGTCATGTATTGCTCAGATGTCCGGGAACGCCTTCATCTCATACTATCTATCGCCGGTGCTCACTTCTGTTGGCTTGACATCTTCTCTCGAGCAAACTCTCATCAACGCTACACAGCAGGTTCTTTCTTGGATTTCTGCCATGTACTTTGCAACCTTGCCTGAGAAACTTGGCCGCAAGATGCTTTTCCTCGGCTCTTTGACTGCCATCTTTGTCTGCTTGGTTAGTATCACGGCTGGCAGTGCTGTTTTCGCGAAAAATGGCTCCAACAAAGCTGCTGGAGGGGCTGTAGTGGCCTTTCTCTATCTTTTCTCCCCTTCTTACAACCTCGGTCTCAACGGCAACTTGGTACTTTACATCACTGAAATTCTCCCATACAGCCTCCGCATGCGCGGCCAAGCTTGTTTTCAGTTCTTCTCGACCTGTTTTACTCTCATCTCGACGTACGCTGTTCCTGTTGGCCTAGAGAGCATGGCGTGGAAGTTTTACATCATATTCATTCCCTGGGTTGTAGTAGAGTTCGCGGTGTTGTATTTCGTTTACCCCGAGACTAAAGGTCCATCTTTGGAGGAAATTGCAATCATATTCGATGGTGTAAGTACCAGTCGCACGGGGAGCTCTGGTAAAGATGGGATTCTGCATGTGGAGCTTGAAAAGTCCGACCCAGCGGATCAGGTCTAA
- a CDS encoding Low-density lipoprotein receptor YWTD, protein MGSQIQQRLFILDTDLSNPNRETRRGRIVSCLIDGSDLQTVIDNIKSLPDGITIDHATGHMYWTNMGSSLKSDSGSIERANLDGSDRQTIVPAGTVGVFTPKQITLAKISRKLYWCDREGMKVMRANLDGSDVEVLVSTGETEDDRMDQKRWCVGIAVDEQRGVFYWSQKGPSKGNQGRIFRAPIHTPQEEREKLTEVVFENLPEPIDLEMDEERGDLYWTDRGDPPSGNSLNRAAVYVGGQYDILAIRLHETIGLSLDTKAGAAYVTDLAGGVYSINVQTRKKSVLFTELGDITGIALV, encoded by the coding sequence ATGGGTTCTCAAATTCAACAACGTCTTTTCATACTCGATACGGATTTGTCAAATCCAAACCGCGAGACCCGCCGGGGACGAATCGTGTCATGCTTGATCGACGGAAGCGACCTTCAAACAGTAATCGATAATATCAAGTCTCTACCAGACGGTATCACTATAGACCATGCTACTGGTCATATGTACTGGACCAACATGGGGTCCAGCCTCAAATCGGACAGCGGTTCAATCGAGCGTGCCAACCTTGATGGCTCGGACCGGCAGACGATTGTGCCAGCAGGTACTGTCGGTGTTTTCACACCCAAGCAAATCACTCTCGCCAAGATTAGCCGCAAACTGTACTGGTGCGACCGGGAAGGCATGAAAGTCATGCGGGCAAACCTCGACGGATCCGATGTCGAAGTTCTGGTTTCGACAGGCGAGACGGAAGACGATCGGATGGACCAAAAGAGGTGGTGCGTCGGTATTGCCGTGGATGAGCAACGGGGGGTTTTTTACTGGTCGCAAAAGGGACCATCCAAAGGCAACCAAGGACGAATCTTTCGCGCGCCGATTCATACACCCcaagaagaaagggaaaagcTGACCGAGGTGGTATTCGAAAATCTCCCCGAGCCTATCGACCTTGAAATGGACGAAGAACGTGGCGACCTATACTGGACAGATCGTGGAGACCCTCCATCTGGAAACTCGCTAAACCGGGCGGCCGTGTATGTTGGAGGGCAGTACGACATATTGGCTATCAGATTGCACGAGACAATTGGATTGTCGCTGGATACGAAGGCGGGCGCCGCGTACGTGACGGATCTAGCTGGAGGCGTCTACTCTATTAATGTGCAGACACGGAAGAAGAGTGTTTTATTCACGGAGTTGGGTGACATTACGGGTATCGCCTTGGTATAG
- a CDS encoding putative Alpha methylacyl-CoA racemase has translation MASEKIPDIYGPGTFTDKTFTPVPEDTQRIFRLIASQTPGFTQDERLLSKVKFTGEDYPVIPGPIKAVSVAAALHAMTGVLADEILAIRGENNDERQTTVNTTHAAFWFGCIATAFLDGVDVVTMVKQGKLKGLLPDWEQGWTDTSLKYRTTGLYPTSDPEVWYSLHGSMNADPVLRSIGVDPSAPIKSNDEAAAHIAQHTAKLSPEKMEMTNLLNGFCGSICFTPKQWRESEMGRSLGRHPLVNVKKQDQAIPTAPVGFPPMNPNDKRPLAGVKVVEMTRVIAGPEIGTILAAYGADVIRINPPHLPDINIMQLSLNAGKRTIAIDLRKEKDAALLKSLVYECDVFIQGFRINKMPKFGLGLNDVLKMAGERGRGIVYVSENCYGPDGYYAERPGWQQIADAAAGSAYVTGQSLNLPNNEAVLPSLPISDMSTGVLGAVGAMLGLKRRALEGGSYYSHASLTGVNAYALTEDVGLYPKSTVEECKQRFQWGEMRGAHHVLDLLVTVWNGWTKVLGDYLKPEGDWFQSFDGSAFDKKRLTILRPVVRFEGDSESTPEWKSPSVPYAYEKAESVKFL, from the coding sequence ATGGCATCAGAAAAGATCCCTGACATTTACGGACCGGGCACTTTCACGGACAAAACATTTACGCCAGTACCTGAAGACACTCAGAGAATCTTCCGTCTCATAGCAAGTCAGACTCCCGGTTTCACGCAAGATGAGCGCCTGCTCTCCAAAGTCAAATTCACCGGAGAGGACTACCCTGTCATTCCTGGACCCATCAAGGCTGTCTCCGTTGCCGCTGCCCTCCACGCAATGACTGGCgttctcgccgacgagattCTGGCCATTCGCGGCGAAAACAACGATGAGCGACAAACCACTGTCAACACCACACATGCAGCATTCTGGTTCGGCTGCATCGCGACCGCTTTCCTCGACGGTGTTGATGTAGTCACCATGGTCAAGCAGGGCAAGCTCAAGGGTCTTCTTCCTGACTGGGAGCAAGGCTGGACGGACACATCTCTCAAGTACCGGACAACTGGGCTGTACCCGACCAGCGACCCTGAAGTCTGGTATTCTCTACACGGCAGCATGAACGCTGACCCGGTCTTACGCTCTATCGGCGTCGACCCCTCGGCCCCGATCAAGTCCAATGACGAGGCCGCTGCGCACATTGCCCAGCACACTGCCAAACTGAGCCCCGAGAAGATGGAAATGACCAATCTACTCAACGGCTTCTGTGGCAGCATCTGCTTTACCCCGAAACAGTGGCGCGAATCCGAAATGGGCCGTTCTCTGGGCAGACACCCTCTTGTCAATGTCAAGAAGCAAGACCAGGCCATCCCTACAGCGCCCGTCGGCTTCCCGCCTATGAACCCCAACGACAAGCGGCCTTTGGCAGGTGTCAAGGTTGTCGAGATGACCCGCGTGATTGCCGGTCCAGAGATCGGAACCATTTTGGCGGCatacggcgccgacgtcatCCGCATCAACCCTCCTCATTTGCCCGATATCAACATCATGCAACTTTCCCTCAACGCCGGCAAGCGTACAATTGCAATCGATCTCCGGAAAGAGAAGGACGCTGCCCTGTTGAAATCGCTCGTGTATGAGTGCGACGTCTTCATCCAAGGCTTCCGCATCAACAAGATGCCCAAGTTTGGTCTTGGGTTGAACGATGTCCTGAAGATGGCTGGCGAGCGTGGCCGGGGCATCGTTTACGTGAGCGAGAACTGCTACGGCCCCGACGGATACTACGCCGAGCGACCCGGCTGGCAGCAAAtcgccgatgccgctgccggaTCTGCCTACGTCACCGGACAGTCGCTGAACTTGCCCAACAATGAGGCTGTACTGCCCAGCTTGCCCATTTCGGACATGTCGACTGGAGTTTTGGGCGCAGTCGGCGCCATGCTTGGCCTGAAGCGACGCGCTCTTGAGGGAGGTAGCTATTACTCGCATGCCAGTCTGACTGGCGTGAACGCCTACGCTCTCACTGAAGACGTCGGTCTATACCCCAAGAGCACGGTGGAGGAATGCAAGCAGCGATTCCAATGGGGTGAGATGAGGGGAGCCCATCATGTTCTGGACCTCCTTGTAACCGTCTGGAACGGCTGGACCAAGGTCCTTGGTGATTATTTGAAGCCGGAAGGGGATTGGTTCCAGAGCTTTGATGGTAGCGCATTTGACAAAAAGCGACTGACCATCTTGAGACCCGTGGTGAGGTTTGAGGGAGACTCAGAGTCAACCCCTGAGTGGAAGAGCCCGAGTGTGCCGTACGCATACGAGAAGGCGGAGTCTGTTAAGTTTTTGTAA